The genomic segment CACAGCAGCACGCAGTGGTCTTTCGGAAACCGAACTAGAAGACCTCATCTCCTTGGATGACAAAGTACTGGATGACGTATACCAGTACCATTTACCACCTGTCAGACGAATACCACCTCTATTGTGGACTAGGTAAGACCTCTTCTTAATTGACTGGATAATGGTCTAAATTAAATTGGTTCTTTAGGAGACAGGTTATAAGAGCAACCGCCAAGGATCGTAAGGTATGTAGTGActtcaatttgtggatcaaggaatgtattatttaagtttttttttaacttcttCCAGGATCCGTAACGATCTTCCAAATTACCTGTCAGAGCGTGAGGCTGATGGTGTCTCCGTGATGAACTGGTACCACAGGCAGTTCCGTGACACAGCACGGGAGAGGTACTTCAAGAATATGAACATGGCCATGTACTTTCATTCTATGATTGCTGATTACTATTTGGGTAAGTGGTCTTTTCTACGTCTCTCTTACTCTTGTGGTGTTTTCAGTTTTTGCCAGTTATAGTAGGCTTTTTGAAAGACTTTCAAAGTAATACGCTCTTCTACCTTAACTTCggttcttttttcaaattggTACTAACTACCATGTTTACGATTGATGTCCtaattttaaaatgctttttgTCCTGCATAATGTCATGTACGTCTTATAATCTTGATTTGAGTTAAGTTTTTCTAccataaaattatgataaaattggAAAGACTTCAACAACTTATATTAACTGTAAAAGGGGTATGTAATACACAATTTCAGGACCCTGGACTTGAAAAAAGACAATGACTTTTGAGTTAGTttcagcatttcttctcagagtttgggggattatttttatgataattttgaaacgtagttttgtagcctatttacaaaaataaattcattgtttcaggAATATGGGGTGGTGGAATACCAAAGCCCTTCAAGTACACGGAGATACAGCGTCATCGCTTCAATCTCGCCGATAGAGAGGGTGTAGCAGATAGGAAGGTGCCACTGCAACCTCTGGTGTTCACCTCCGCTGATGGTGCCAACAAGAGATATAATTTGAGGAAGGTGAAtactaatgttttaatataaagaagTTATAATGAACCACGGGTCATCAGTCAGTACAGCCACAGTGTCATACAAATATCTACAACTTTTGAGAGTGATCAGAGTGAAATTGACTATTTGGTGAATCATCATAAAAGTGGTTACTgcttgataaataaaaaacctaaaagATCACTTAATTCTAAACAAGTTTTAtaactgtatttttttcagtttggtGAACTTCCATTCCACTTGGTCCGTTCGAAGCGGTTCACTGACTTATACGCTGAAGTACTGTTCAACTATGAGTGGCTCCATGCTAAACTGAACTGCTGTCCACTACAAGCTGTGCTAGCCGATTTTGAAGATGCTAAGCTGCATGTCAGTAAGGATGCTGTCAGGTAAATACATGTTctatgtgtaataaaatatttgatagtgaaagaatgaaaatgttaaaaaagtagTATCAGACGAATTATTAAGTATTGCATTTTTTTCTTAGGCTTCCTTTTAGACTCCGCTGCTACTGAGAATTCCAAAATCGAAAATCTATCTTTGAGCGCCTTGAAGATTGAACCCGAGACCGAATTTTAGCAATTTAAACCaacattgactgcacggttagtgcagTGGCTGAGcgactggctgccgcgcaacgtgtagcgggttcggttcccgcacgaagtaactctttgtgtgatctaccaATTGTTTTTTCAAGTCGAAATCgtattttgtaaacgcacgaacgacacaggagaaaatcctagagtggggcactttaaaaattttgaaatgaaatagaaCATCATTCACAAATCAAAATCGCGATGTGTCTgccagaaaaaaataacataatcattTCTTTACGATTCCAGAGAACTGATGCTGGTAGCAGACGCCTTACGTCTAGGAGGTGCTATCCTCGGCACATACTCCGACATGTTGGCTCCGCAGCTGGTCGGCAGGCTCCTGCCAGAAGCTCCCCACAACCCTGCTATATCCTCGCTGCTGAAGCAATGTGTGCATAATGGGAAGACCCATTGTGCATTGTTACCTTCTCATCATTGTCTGCATACTCCTGGCGGACCTCTTAAggtaggtttatttttaatcgagccgacgtatcacctgatggtaggcaatcgccgccgcccttggacacttgaaacatcaagggcgttacaagtgcgtggccgGCCTTTATCCTTTACTAGCTACGGGAATTTCGCGTGGTTTCGTTTACCTGCTCTGGTCGGCTTTTTTCAGTCGTAGCGTGATTTTTTGTAAACTATAACCTCCGTCGATAAATGGATAGGATAAATGGTTactccaacacaaaaaaatttattcaaatcgaTACAGTAGTTCAAGCATAAAGAAGTGATAGAGAAGTGAGTGACTTTCGTATATATATAATCTTTTACCCATTGCTCGACTACTATTGGtaatagcgtaatgttttatagcctatagcgtTCCTCGATGACTATTATATCTCTCTGTATTATTTCCAGTACTCCTTAGAAGGTCATCAGTTCGCGGTCTTCGCGTTCCGGCTGAGCTCTGACAAGCGCTACGTGGTCTCCATCTCCAGTAGGGTAATCTCCTGGGACCTGTCCACGTCAGACCTGGCCAGAGACCTGTGTCCTCAACTTGAAGGTATCATGCAGAACTTGGAGCTATCACCAGATAACAAATGGGCTGCTGCGTCTACTAATAATTCTGTGGTGAGTTTCCATCAATAAAAAGATGGACAGTATTGGTTTCGTGTTTGTAGGTGTTAATTTATTggtgttatattttatgtttcagtCAATGCTGTTGAATATGCTGACCAGTGAATACATCACTATTGAGAATCCTCTTGATGAAGGTAAGCAAGCAACAgatctatttaaaataagttgCGACGATACAAACTATTGTATACAAGATATACTATGTACCGAGCACAGTTGTTATAACTCGaataaaattatccaataaacGGTTGCACCTTGTAgtataaaaaattcaaattttgagcatcgataaaaatattatagtaatactTGGTATCACTTTACATGTCGTTTTACaggattatattattttatattacctgATATTTTGTCACTTTTCTCACCAGGTGAGACTGTCCGAGGGGTCTTCGTTCTGAACCACCACATGTTCATCTATGGCCCTCGCTCCTGGGTGCAGTATACCATGAGGGGAGAACATGAGCAGACCCTACCGGCACCTGATACTGCGCCCTTTGATGATGTTACTTGGGAGATACTTTGTAAGTACCTATCTTTGAAGACCATTTTTGTCCAAATCCGTAACTCTTCTCCATAAGAGATGTTGGTCATAAGCTCTGTGGTTGGTTGACGGGTTCGCTTTTTAAATGGTTCGGGTTTATCAGGGCGCTGCTAGCCAGTCTTTGGCAATAAATAGCAGTCCTAAACAGccagtttttttattatcatcatcatcaatcatccaatgccttctcccaccatggacgagacgagagggagaCAGAATGTCAGATTcataatgactaaaaaccacctctttcccacttttgtttttcaaagtcaaagtcaaagcattcatttcaattattcctaaattaggcacttttgaaacattttattgaattgtccgtcagtctgtctgtcagtgaaactaggcgctcgttccaaagtgttgcttcgaatggagaagaacgagcaagaaactccatcgttactcttttcaaaaaatgttttttacaatatttctgaTACATGGAGCCAGAGCCCCGGCCTCCTGTGGGCAAACTCactaggtagtcagcagctccgggtcggtaaAGACATAGCCCTATAATAGTATACAGGATCTGACTTCATGTCCATTTCTACACTTTCAGCAATGGACTTCCGCGACCTTGAAAACTTCTTCCTCGTAATGTGGAGTGGTGACCTGGACGAGGACCGGCTTCTACTGCAGTTCTGCAAGAATGGGGAGTGGATGCAGCCCCTGAGGTGCCGTGGTGCCCTCACCATGAATAAACACTGGACTAGAGTGTATTGCAGCGATCCGGAGAGAGGATACCAGGTGaaaaagtataataagtatttttatggggtttagggggggggggtagtttttatggcataagctggttaacgagcagatgggacacctgatggtaagcaatcgcctccgcccatggacattatACTTTCATTGTATAGTTGACTCCACACCTTCGTACCTACAACAAAACTTCGagtacttcatcatcatcaccaataTCATTTTCATCAAACAGCCCCACGACGCTGACTGTTGAACATGGTGATCTCCAATTCCTTAttggcaaaaaaatatttctaacgCGATCTAGattcttcaaaaatattattataacctaTTCTTTAATTTCAGGTATCCATCTTTGAACTAAACGTAGAAGATAAATGTTGGAACAAAGTGGAAGAGATATTTCATCAAGAAACAGATACGGCTGAAGCGATGCTGCAACTAAAACGAGGCAAAAAGGATCGAATGTTGCTTGGTAAGTAAATGCACTATAGTTTTTTACGACGCCGAGGGTTAGCGAGCAGATTAATCATCTGATAGTTAATAAACAGCAACACGCATAACTgtaacaccagagaagttactaATGCGTGGGCGGATTTTTAAGGCAGATGAAGAGCCCCGCCCAGATAGCAAATCACAACTGTTATTTCATgctagttttctgtgagaccataATGCATGTCAGTTTTTATTGCAGCAGCATTTAATCAGTTAAAAACGAATACAACTATTAATCATTATCAAAATAACTTAAAGCTTCGGTTTCTATTAAGATTATTAATCTGAGGGTCATAGGATCTAATAACAATTTTTGTTCGATATCGCTATACCATAGAAATTTATCACTTTCAGCCACAACAACTTACAGTTTCGTTGTATGGGACTTTGATTGTAAGATACCGAGAGTAAAGCCTGAGCCAGAAGTTAAAGAAGATGAAAAAGAAGGAAATGAAGATGTAAGTAAAATtggtattaattttaagaaactATATTAGTAAACCCCTcgttaaggtacgcgtccacaggcccgcatcgtacgcattgcacgcaaaggattttattttatcttgtatagaaactcatacaactgcgtccactgatccgcatcgtacggaccgcaacAGCAATGCCTACAAGCGATGCATACCGataacgtcatacggaatgcgtgcgatgcgttaGATGCAGGCTTATGGAAGTTTACATTTAAACACTATTTCAAATACAATTGTTAATTCCTTAATTCTTGACACATATTTCCAGGAGGAGAAACCTGAGGAACCAGAAATAGACTACCGGGTGCATGGCATAGTCCTGAAGCTGCCTCACACCATTCGAAACATCTCTACGAAGATGACGCTCTCCAACTCCTTCATGATCagcaataataatacttatgcGGTTGCTGGAGTCAGGTAATTTATTGCAACGGCTGTAGATGTCAGTAAGATGATTTAGAAACCAAATGGTCTTGGTACAATGTAACTTATATTACAATTCAAGAGGTATCAATGAATGAGCATGGCCTGTGCAGACCTAAGATTGCATTCTTTATATACGCCCATTCTCAGGCAGCGAAAGAATAAGacaggtaatatttttttttttggcaatCAGCAGCACTTAGGAATATCCCAAACATCAACAGAAGTGACAAGTGTTTTACCGTTTTTTAATCACAAGTGAATTATGCTTAAGTTTTACCTAACTAAATCAAACCAAACCCTCCATAAATCGTTCAAAGTCCTCATTCACTGGTTTACAGGAAAAATCTCTACGTCTGGAGTTTGGAAACAACAAAACTGATCAAGATCTTGGACGCTCACTTCGGAAGGATAGTCCAGCTCGAGCCTTTGACAGTAGGATCCTGGAACAATGTGATCACCTCCTCAATCGACAGAACTGTGAAGATATGGAACATTGACAACATATTTGAACAAGTCCATAAGATAGACCGACAGGAGTTACCCATAGATTCTATCAGGTTGGtcaaatcataatattttgccCTTAAGGAGttagtaactaaaaattacataatatgtcgTCACGGTTTTTATCActaaagggataggcagaggtgcacatcaatGTATTATATACTTCCCCTTTTCACAATTCatattataagtcccaagtgacacatttccagactccatgctgcTACTGTTTTTTTTCGAAATCCAACAATTCTTTTCccaacccaggaatcgaacccaaagaGTGATTCTAGACAAACGAGGAAGTCAGAAATTACACACTTATAAAAATCTTGTAATCTCTCTTTCAGTCTAGCCCGTGATAAATGCCTGGCAGTGACAGTAACTCGTAGTTGCTGGGGTCTCTGGGACACCAGCACTGGTAAACTCCTCGCCCAGCTGGCTGAGGCACCACTAGGAGCCATCGTCACTCATGCTGTCATCACCCCAAGCGGTGATAATGTAGTGACGGCTGAATCTGGAAACATCGTGATTTGGGATACGGTTGAGAAATTggtaattacttacttaatacaaataaaatatggcaGCTTTAAGCCagagatggggcccagtagggctgatgcctgatccggagctgcagactacctagcgggtttaccggggctccagctcgaaaagcaagagtaggaacggggtggattttagtcagtaagagtctagagtaaatgggagaagtcattggatgattttcgattttccttccttaaaaaaGGTGTAACCAGACATAGGTCTTGATGCCTTTCCAATTTCACTAATTAATTATTCCTATTGTCAAAATATTGATAATGCAAACATTCCCTATACGCAGAAGACAGACAATAAAAGTGAACCAGACAATCAGGAGTTTGATGGAATAGATTCCAATCCTCAGCAGCTGAACATCATCAACGAGACAGTCTTAGTCAGTAACATAACATTTCTTTTGGCTTCCAGGCTATACACAAAGACGAACAGAAAGGCATCAAGCAAGTTCTGCTTCTCGAAGACGGCACTAAGTTCATCACAATCTCCATGCAAGCGTCTACAGACAACGTGGATAACGTTGCCATGGCTAATATCATTGCGAGGACTATCCCTGGTAAgttgttaataaaaattaaatagggATATGTGATCAACGAAGCGGATAGTTCAGTCGATTTCTTGAGATAGGaatgaattaaaatgaaatactcTTCTGGTGTGGTGTTCAATACCGACTGATGACGCGGTTATTTATTTGCTGAAGAATGTGGACATTCTACAAACATTGAAAAGCTGGGTACTCAATTAGCCTTGTAGCACGTAATGTACCAGATACAATATTCAGTGAGTACGGACGCGCGAGCCCGCTACGAGCCGTTCACGGAAGAAGCACAGCGAGCTAGCAGCCTGGTAGCCGAAAACGCTGCGGACCGTAGACCAGCCGTATCCACTATCATCTAGTATCTATCACTATCCATTATAGTATCTGGTACGTTACATGCTACACGGCTAAGTGAGTAGTACCCAGCTGAACACTACTGTGTACAATCTTAGTAAAACCTGAACACACAATCACAACTTAAATATCGTCAGGTAAAATGGTTTTCATCCCAACTTCCCCAATGGTGATTTCAGAGGGTGAAACCATCTACAATGCAGAATACGAGGTACGAGGAACCGGGTACAAAGCAGCAGTTGTATCTGCAGATGAGCATCACGTTGTGGCTCCTGGAGTCGATAAGTCTTCTAGAGAATGTCTGCATGTGTTCCATGCGAGAACTGGCGCGAGGCTGCATAGGTAAGGATGAAAATCTAGTTCCTGACTATTGTGTAGTTCCCAGTGGAGATTAACATTTGAGAGGATAAGAATAGATTGAGGATAATAtcagagtttctatgaaatctggtcccacctttcaatagctatgtgtgttacatcattgaaTAGGTAATATTGagctaaataaaagttactatggcgccaagttctaaatcttagtccgtttagagttattctttattaaacatggtagttctatcagtagccaagtaatgatatttttatgcaTCCTATGATGTAACACatatagctattggaaggtgggaccaggatttgcatcctcctttaaCAACGTTTGTGAAGAGGTAGTTAtaatagtacataataaaaactaaaaataaatgcatcTTTCAGGATCCCAATAAAGAACAGTGGTATCAAGGACATGCAATCCATAGTGGCACTACCACACAAACCGTTGTGGGTGGCGGTGGTGGGCAACGACAAGGCTGGCATTCTGGACATCAAGACTAAGAGGCATATACGGTAAGCAGCTTCtagaattaaagaaaaattgCAAGTGTCGATGGTGATATATTTTTGGATGAATGTGGAGTCAGAACAGCTGATTGCAGTATTATGCTCGGAGCAATCATATAAACATCTTATCTTCTACTTTAACTGCATAAATAGTGCGTGAGAATGgtcttatcatatttttttgaagttaaTATTAGTTATAGTTCTATATTGATGTGGTGAGTACTGCTGTATATGAGTGCTGAATATGTACTGGCACTTTATACAATGATTTGAGTAAAGCTATGTAAAAGTGCTGATGACTCGTACAAGTTAATTGCAGTATAATGGTTGCAAACCAATTTCCTTCATGTTCGGAGCAATCCTGTAAACTCTATCTCATCTTCTACTTTAACTACCTAAATAGTGCGTGGAAATGGTCTTATCAGTGGCATTTTTGGAGCCTGTATCCTTATTTCTAATTGTTTTTGCCTCCTAGTAATAATTAGACCAATAATttaaagtcaaagccaaagcatttatttgaattaatcctaaattaggcacttttgaaacgtcaaattgaattgtccgtcaagtctgtctgtcagtgaagctaagagctcgttccaaagtgtagcttcgaatggagaagaacgagcaagacacTTCATTAATTTGAAATGGATTTCTTATGTCTTCCAGATTCGTCCCCCGTTGGAACGGTGCCTGTACTCGCGATGGCAAAATAGGAC from the Spodoptera frugiperda isolate SF20-4 chromosome 16, AGI-APGP_CSIRO_Sfru_2.0, whole genome shotgun sequence genome contains:
- the LOC118280806 gene encoding NACHT and WD repeat domain-containing protein 2, translating into MDDRTVDLIFSGSLKSLPPVSSKIVRIFTSSTFTDTTMERNTLMAKCYPRIKDYCREKHGLEFQVVDMRWGVRDEATDDHMTTELCMREIKNCQRLSMGPNFVVFLGQKYGYRPIPTYVLSSELQLLKDELVAGGVDVILLDTWYKKDSNAVPPVSVLQPISSILINFNNKRVPKLQAEDQAVWWDTLGKMQKLFRKASSQLYNAGKIDKDCMHNYFMSVTEREVINGVLNVKNTKNHCLAYVRYINNINLQNLKKASNFVDIINRSLDAEASKLLADLRDVRLPNKIETTNIQKYTVEWIGREGLDTETHSEYLGHFIAHFYKNIVKLVDRAMRKEDSSAQGVIVTEILQHLHACNNSVKVFHGREPDLDFIENYMKNESDKPLVLYGEGGCGKTSLLAKSAAMSLDTWFADVRPTNVIRFLGTTPDSSALTPTLISICQQISYNFALPFEGIPDDLVPLTAHFKHLLTMATQQQPLLLFLDSVDQLTGIGTENNKVSWLPTRLPAHCKIIVTCACEEANPEVSKEYDVLRRMIDSEENFLEVKALGEDLAMQVLKLWMASAARDLTNYQWRLVSNAIASCSLPIFVKLVFAEVCRWRSYTKPQDTHLASTVMDSIMMLFERIEKQHGRLLVFHALAYITAARSGLSETELEDLISLDDKVLDDVYQYHLPPVRRIPPLLWTRIRNDLPNYLSEREADGVSVMNWYHRQFRDTARERYFKNMNMAMYFHSMIADYYLGIWGGGIPKPFKYTEIQRHRFNLADREGVADRKVPLQPLVFTSADGANKRYNLRKFGELPFHLVRSKRFTDLYAEVLFNYEWLHAKLNCCPLQAVLADFEDAKLHVSKDAVRELMLVADALRLGGAILGTYSDMLAPQLVGRLLPEAPHNPAISSLLKQCVHNGKTHCALLPSHHCLHTPGGPLKYSLEGHQFAVFAFRLSSDKRYVVSISSRVISWDLSTSDLARDLCPQLEGIMQNLELSPDNKWAAASTNNSVSMLLNMLTSEYITIENPLDEGETVRGVFVLNHHMFIYGPRSWVQYTMRGEHEQTLPAPDTAPFDDVTWEILSMDFRDLENFFLVMWSGDLDEDRLLLQFCKNGEWMQPLRCRGALTMNKHWTRVYCSDPERGYQVSIFELNVEDKCWNKVEEIFHQETDTAEAMLQLKRGKKDRMLLATTTYSFVVWDFDCKIPRVKPEPEVKEDEKEGNEDEEKPEEPEIDYRVHGIVLKLPHTIRNISTKMTLSNSFMISNNNTYAVAGVRKNLYVWSLETTKLIKILDAHFGRIVQLEPLTVGSWNNVITSSIDRTVKIWNIDNIFEQVHKIDRQELPIDSISLARDKCLAVTVTRSCWGLWDTSTGKLLAQLAEAPLGAIVTHAVITPSGDNVVTAESGNIVIWDTVEKLAIHKDEQKGIKQVLLLEDGTKFITISMQASTDNVDNVAMANIIARTIPEGETIYNAEYEVRGTGYKAAVVSADEHHVVAPGVDKSSRECLHVFHARTGARLHRIPIKNSGIKDMQSIVALPHKPLWVAVVGNDKAGILDIKTKRHIRFVPRWNGACTRDGKIGLCAPSRGGLDLIELKRGTSVQQLIYRAAEGVFSIITMFSSTDQYVFYYHSGRKTLRVFRTVDGRAIAEYRAPAEVTGVASAHGGTAVAIASQDGCLTILDIVDPHE